One window of Sinorhizobium fredii NGR234 genomic DNA carries:
- the ychF gene encoding redox-regulated ATPase YchF produces MGFKCGIVGLPNVGKSTLFNALTKTAAAQAANYPFCTIEPNTGEVAVPDARMRKLADIAKSKEIIPTRISFVDIAGLVRGASKGEGLGNQFLANIREVDAVVHVLRCFEDDDITHVEGRIHPVEDAETIETELMLADLESLERRTEQTRKRAVGKDKESMAQLPIMDASLKLLQEGKPVRTLLPKIDAEELRVLQGLNLLTAHPVLYVCNVAEADAAEGNEHTRAVAEMAKAQGAESVVISAAIESEVAQLPDDEAKEFLAALGLEEAGLDRLIRAGYKLLDLITYFTVGPKETRAWTIPRGTKAPQAAGVIHSDFERGFIRANTIAYDDFTALGGETGAKEAGKARDEGKEYVVQDGDVIHFRFNT; encoded by the coding sequence ATGGGCTTCAAATGCGGTATCGTCGGGCTGCCGAATGTCGGCAAGTCCACACTCTTCAACGCGCTGACCAAGACGGCGGCGGCGCAGGCGGCGAACTATCCATTCTGCACGATCGAGCCGAACACCGGCGAGGTCGCGGTGCCGGACGCGCGGATGCGCAAGCTTGCCGACATCGCCAAGTCGAAGGAAATCATTCCGACCCGCATCTCCTTCGTCGACATCGCCGGCCTGGTGCGCGGCGCGTCCAAGGGCGAAGGTCTCGGCAACCAGTTCCTCGCCAACATTCGCGAAGTCGATGCGGTGGTGCATGTGCTGCGCTGTTTCGAGGACGACGACATCACCCATGTCGAAGGCCGCATCCATCCGGTCGAGGACGCCGAGACGATCGAGACCGAGCTGATGCTCGCCGACCTCGAGAGCCTCGAGCGGCGCACGGAGCAGACCCGCAAGCGGGCGGTGGGCAAGGACAAGGAGTCGATGGCGCAGCTTCCGATCATGGATGCCTCGCTGAAACTTCTTCAGGAAGGCAAGCCGGTCCGCACCCTGCTGCCGAAGATCGATGCGGAGGAGCTGCGCGTCCTGCAGGGTCTCAACCTTCTGACCGCCCATCCGGTTCTCTATGTCTGCAACGTCGCCGAAGCCGATGCGGCAGAGGGCAACGAACACACCCGCGCCGTCGCCGAAATGGCCAAGGCCCAGGGGGCCGAAAGTGTCGTCATCTCGGCAGCGATCGAATCCGAGGTCGCCCAATTGCCCGACGATGAGGCCAAGGAATTCCTTGCAGCCTTGGGCCTGGAAGAAGCCGGCCTCGACCGGCTGATCCGCGCCGGCTACAAGCTGCTCGACCTCATCACCTATTTCACGGTCGGGCCGAAGGAGACCCGCGCCTGGACGATCCCGCGCGGCACCAAGGCGCCGCAGGCGGCCGGCGTCATCCACTCGGACTTCGAGCGCGGCTTCATCCGCGCCAACACCATCGCGTATGACGACTTCACTGCGCTGGGCGGGGAAACGGGTGCCAAGGAAGCCGGCAAGGCGCGCGACGAAGGCAAGGAGTACGTCGTCCAGGACGGCGACGTGATCCACTTCCGCTTCAACACGTAA
- a CDS encoding DUF1059 domain-containing protein has product MRLFECGSLVPGCPWHTRADNDAEIVRRVVEHMRDTHGETVIRENMVDNIKARIVDETQAA; this is encoded by the coding sequence ATGCGCCTATTCGAATGCGGTTCTCTCGTTCCGGGTTGCCCCTGGCATACCCGTGCCGACAACGATGCGGAAATCGTCCGCCGGGTCGTCGAACACATGCGCGACACCCATGGGGAGACGGTCATCCGCGAAAACATGGTCGACAACATCAAGGCGCGCATCGTCGACGAGACCCAGGCCGCCTGA
- a CDS encoding beta strand repeat-containing protein, with amino-acid sequence MATNPGTDQQDFILGTDAVDTLSGGFSTDQIFGLAGNDILSGGFQNDTINGDVGNDAISGGSGSDNIQGGAGADSINAGTGDDMVMAFEPADSDGDVVDGGLGFDTLALSFTDQTTALTFAAPDPIAQSNLAGGIKVTNVEQFMIVGTDFADTITGGRWNDFLNGGDGNDTLNGGIGRDMLDGADGDDTLNGGNGSDILSGDIGADTIRGGYGNDMGDGGVGDDKLFGEAGNDHLTGANGADALSGGDGDDTLYGDVAFNLIHSGNDTLDGGSGNDFLNGGLGLDTITGGDGNDRVGVTIGHGRDTINGGAGTDILEVQNLSGTFTAKASNLSNTLSDGTTFINMEAYSFDSGMGSSTVDNWTTGDGNDTMRSHDGNDTLSSGKGNDSIDSGNGVDIVNSGDGNDTITVGNGGKDTIRAGAGTDTVTIVRRDATTNLTFSISGVTGTLNDGTSVTDAEHYAIHAGSGSDTLTAGAALSVKFYGANGNDRLTGGKGSDWLDGGAGNDTLKGGDGNDRIIDDGGANTIDAGTGNDLVELEIASGTAANSILLGTGNDTVTINAFRGLTAGKFTVDGGTGTDTAAVNRSMGTANMSFVLSPSAVLTNGDVTLRNVEAVQIWTGSGTDSLTGSALSDLFHGGGGNDTLKGLAGNDRLYGGAGADRLEGGDGNDTLQATYSTQFDTQADKLYGGAGNDSLRINQGDFADAGTGTDRVYVDLANQATGVSFVFSNGTVTVNAATKFTGAESLEFYGTSGNDSVTAGALNDVLKGNGGNDTLRGGAGNDRLEDGAGNDKLYGDAGNDTLIRTNEIGTDSFDGGAGTDTLKFSFDSSMSVKLDLANNANNGGMAKGLTVTGIEVVYGSSQDDDIRGTSANEKFFGGGADDFLFGGAGDDVLEGGAAGDLLQGGTGKDQFVFHSDGFGTGDQIVDFTRGQDKLVVDRSDFGMAATGNPGLVVGANPTASGTGPQFLFESDNGRLWYDRDGTGNNYDAELIVTLANGSTHVSTLAISDFLFV; translated from the coding sequence ATGGCAACGAATCCGGGCACCGACCAGCAGGACTTCATCTTAGGCACGGACGCAGTCGATACCCTGTCCGGCGGCTTCAGTACGGATCAGATCTTTGGGCTCGCCGGTAACGATATCCTGTCCGGCGGCTTCCAAAATGACACGATCAACGGTGACGTAGGAAACGATGCAATCAGCGGCGGTTCCGGCTCCGACAACATCCAGGGGGGAGCCGGAGCCGATTCGATCAATGCCGGCACCGGCGACGACATGGTCATGGCTTTCGAGCCGGCTGATAGCGACGGGGACGTGGTCGACGGCGGATTGGGGTTCGATACGTTAGCGCTGTCCTTCACGGACCAAACGACCGCGCTCACCTTCGCCGCGCCGGATCCGATTGCGCAATCGAACCTTGCCGGCGGGATCAAGGTCACCAACGTCGAGCAGTTTATGATTGTCGGCACCGATTTCGCTGACACGATCACCGGCGGCCGTTGGAATGACTTCCTCAACGGCGGCGATGGAAACGACACGCTGAACGGCGGCATCGGTCGCGATATGCTCGACGGCGCCGACGGCGACGATACGCTCAATGGCGGCAACGGCTCCGACATTCTGTCTGGTGACATCGGCGCGGACACGATCAGGGGTGGCTATGGCAATGACATGGGCGATGGCGGCGTCGGCGACGACAAGCTCTTCGGCGAGGCCGGGAACGACCACCTCACCGGCGCCAACGGGGCCGACGCGCTGTCGGGCGGCGACGGCGACGATACGCTCTACGGCGATGTCGCCTTCAACCTGATCCACAGCGGGAACGACACTCTCGACGGGGGGAGCGGCAACGACTTTCTCAACGGCGGCTTAGGTCTCGATACGATCACTGGGGGAGACGGCAACGACCGCGTCGGCGTTACCATCGGCCACGGCCGGGACACGATCAACGGCGGCGCGGGCACCGATATTCTCGAAGTCCAGAACCTGAGCGGCACCTTCACCGCCAAGGCATCCAACCTCTCCAACACACTGTCGGATGGCACGACCTTCATCAACATGGAGGCCTATTCGTTCGACAGCGGCATGGGTAGCTCTACCGTTGACAACTGGACTACCGGCGACGGCAACGACACGATGCGCTCCCACGACGGGAACGATACGCTCAGCAGCGGCAAGGGCAACGACTCTATTGATTCCGGGAATGGCGTCGACATCGTCAACAGCGGTGACGGCAATGATACGATCACGGTCGGAAACGGCGGCAAGGACACGATCAGGGCCGGTGCCGGCACCGACACGGTCACTATCGTTCGGCGCGATGCGACCACCAACCTTACGTTTTCGATCAGCGGCGTGACCGGCACGCTGAATGACGGCACCAGTGTCACCGACGCCGAGCACTATGCGATCCACGCAGGCTCCGGCAGCGATACACTCACCGCCGGCGCGGCGCTGTCCGTCAAGTTCTACGGCGCCAACGGCAATGACAGGCTGACGGGCGGAAAAGGCAGCGATTGGCTCGACGGGGGAGCGGGCAACGATACGCTCAAGGGTGGAGACGGCAACGACAGGATTATTGACGACGGTGGTGCCAACACGATCGATGCCGGGACCGGCAACGACCTGGTGGAACTCGAGATCGCTTCAGGCACCGCTGCCAATTCGATCCTGCTGGGAACCGGCAATGACACGGTGACGATCAACGCGTTTCGCGGACTCACCGCGGGCAAATTCACCGTCGACGGAGGCACGGGAACGGACACGGCCGCGGTGAACCGCTCCATGGGCACCGCCAACATGAGCTTCGTGCTGTCGCCGAGCGCGGTCCTGACCAATGGCGACGTGACGCTCAGGAATGTCGAAGCCGTGCAGATTTGGACCGGATCGGGCACCGACAGCCTGACGGGCAGCGCGCTGAGCGACCTCTTCCATGGCGGGGGCGGCAACGACACGCTCAAGGGGCTCGCCGGCAATGACCGGCTCTATGGCGGGGCAGGGGCCGACAGGCTCGAAGGCGGTGACGGCAACGACACGCTGCAGGCGACCTACAGCACGCAGTTCGACACGCAGGCCGACAAGCTCTACGGTGGTGCGGGCAATGACAGCCTGCGCATCAACCAGGGCGACTTTGCCGATGCGGGGACAGGCACCGACCGCGTCTATGTCGATCTCGCCAACCAGGCGACCGGCGTCAGCTTTGTCTTCTCGAACGGCACGGTGACGGTCAACGCGGCTACCAAGTTCACCGGCGCCGAAAGCCTGGAATTCTACGGCACCAGCGGCAACGACAGCGTCACCGCCGGCGCTCTCAACGACGTGCTCAAGGGCAATGGCGGCAACGATACACTGAGAGGCGGCGCGGGCAACGACCGGCTCGAGGATGGCGCCGGAAACGACAAGCTTTACGGCGATGCCGGCAACGACACGCTGATCCGCACGAATGAGATTGGCACCGACAGCTTCGACGGCGGTGCCGGCACGGACACGCTGAAGTTCAGCTTCGACTCCTCCATGTCGGTGAAGCTCGACCTCGCCAACAACGCCAACAACGGCGGCATGGCCAAGGGGTTGACCGTGACCGGCATTGAAGTCGTCTATGGTTCGAGCCAGGACGACGACATTCGCGGCACGTCCGCCAACGAGAAATTCTTCGGCGGCGGCGCGGACGACTTCCTCTTCGGCGGGGCCGGTGACGACGTGCTCGAAGGCGGTGCGGCCGGCGACCTGCTGCAGGGCGGCACCGGCAAGGACCAGTTCGTGTTCCACAGCGACGGCTTCGGCACCGGCGACCAGATCGTCGACTTCACGCGCGGCCAGGACAAGCTGGTCGTCGACCGCTCGGACTTCGGCATGGCCGCAACCGGCAATCCCGGACTGGTGGTCGGCGCCAATCCGACCGCCTCGGGGACGGGGCCGCAGTTCCTGTTCGAATCGGACAACGGCCGCCTTTGGTACGACCGCGACGGCACCGGCAACAATTATGACGCCGAGCTGATCGTGACGCTGGCGAATGGCAGCACGCACGTCTCGACGCTGGCGATCAGCGACTTCCTGTTTGTGTGA
- a CDS encoding MaoC family dehydratase: MMTLEELYAAGRKTVIGSLTFTADDIIRFARDFDPQPFHLDEEEARRSLFGGLCASGWHTSAGWMKCFVRFWTDEVRRLAAEGLHAPRLGPATGFRELKWLKPVYAGDTVAYAVTLLSSRTLASRPGWRINAILCEGENQHGEPVIRFESKVIEFT, encoded by the coding sequence ATGATGACTCTCGAAGAGCTTTATGCGGCCGGCCGCAAGACCGTGATCGGCAGCCTGACATTTACGGCGGACGATATCATCCGCTTTGCCCGCGATTTCGATCCGCAGCCCTTCCATCTCGACGAGGAGGAAGCAAGACGCTCGCTCTTCGGCGGTCTTTGCGCCTCCGGCTGGCACACCAGCGCCGGCTGGATGAAGTGCTTCGTCCGCTTCTGGACAGACGAGGTCCGGCGCCTCGCGGCAGAGGGGCTGCATGCGCCGAGGCTCGGGCCGGCTACCGGCTTCCGGGAGCTCAAATGGCTGAAGCCGGTCTATGCCGGCGATACCGTGGCCTATGCCGTCACGCTGCTTAGCTCTCGCACCCTCGCCTCCCGCCCCGGCTGGCGGATCAACGCGATTCTCTGCGAGGGGGAGAACCAGCACGGCGAGCCGGTGATCCGCTTCGAAAGCAAGGTCATCGAATTCACTTGA
- a CDS encoding LysR family transcriptional regulator encodes MEHFGGSRMHGRGVPSGTRHAAQDAIHAHGRLGKINHGVGGLVNLNAFDLNLLRVFDALIRERSVTRAGDQIGLSQPAVSSALRRLRDLLDDQLFIRRGNDMIPTPRALELGSPVRDALGKIELALHKRRHFDPATIQRRFTLLGSDIFSVMAMSALSRCCAEEAPGISLHLVDSALGNAERLLQEDAVDIALETELNVPDWVSSMPLLAAPYVVVASARHPGITAAGVAAREAIPLDLFCRLHHVARSSAGVVNCVVDAELAKVGRKRHVALTMPHTLGVAVATANSLHLATVPRQFAELMASHLGLKIYEAPVPLPATNINVFWHSRHDGDPAHQWLRRQIVRVRDEFDAKMRTRANPELSIGCPFDNNEPVKATRLDNGIAARPASDKGPAAPHASHAPQKIAADL; translated from the coding sequence ATGGAGCACTTCGGCGGCAGCCGGATGCATGGTAGAGGTGTTCCTTCGGGCACAAGGCATGCGGCGCAGGATGCGATACATGCGCACGGAAGGCTCGGGAAGATTAACCATGGGGTGGGCGGATTAGTGAACCTGAATGCATTCGACCTCAATCTCCTGCGGGTTTTCGATGCGCTCATCCGCGAGCGCAGCGTGACCCGCGCCGGCGACCAGATCGGCCTTAGCCAGCCCGCGGTGAGTTCTGCGCTCAGGAGGCTGCGCGACCTCTTGGACGACCAGCTCTTCATTCGCCGCGGCAACGACATGATCCCGACGCCCCGGGCGCTGGAGCTCGGCTCGCCCGTCCGCGACGCGCTCGGCAAGATCGAACTCGCCCTGCACAAGCGCCGGCATTTCGATCCCGCCACCATCCAGAGGCGGTTTACGCTTCTCGGCTCGGACATATTTTCCGTGATGGCGATGTCCGCCCTCTCCCGCTGCTGCGCGGAGGAAGCGCCCGGAATTTCGCTTCATCTCGTGGACAGCGCTTTGGGAAATGCCGAGCGGCTGCTGCAGGAAGATGCGGTCGACATCGCCCTCGAAACCGAGCTCAATGTCCCTGATTGGGTGTCCAGCATGCCGCTGCTGGCGGCACCCTACGTCGTCGTGGCCTCGGCCAGGCATCCGGGAATCACCGCGGCCGGTGTCGCTGCACGCGAGGCCATTCCGCTCGACCTCTTCTGCCGGCTCCATCACGTGGCGAGGTCGTCCGCGGGCGTGGTGAACTGCGTCGTGGACGCCGAACTCGCCAAGGTCGGCCGCAAGCGGCATGTGGCGCTGACAATGCCCCACACATTGGGAGTCGCCGTCGCGACCGCCAATTCCCTGCATCTGGCCACGGTCCCACGCCAATTCGCGGAACTGATGGCGAGTCATCTCGGATTGAAAATCTACGAGGCGCCCGTGCCGCTTCCCGCGACGAATATCAACGTGTTCTGGCACTCCCGTCATGATGGCGACCCTGCACATCAATGGCTGCGCCGGCAAATCGTCCGGGTCAGGGACGAATTCGATGCGAAGATGCGCACGCGCGCGAACCCCGAACTGTCGATAGGATGCCCGTTCGATAACAATGAGCCGGTCAAAGCGACCCGGCTCGACAACGGCATAGCCGCCCGCCCCGCGTCCGACAAAGGCCCTGCAGCGCCGCACGCCTCGCACGCCCCTCAAAAAATCGCCGCAGACCTTTGA
- a CDS encoding CoA pyrophosphatase: protein MNHPLFSADEFRRRALKQTGGPIETAWRDHGDFLLNPGIVPYVESLHLKDAAVLVPVVDDGEDASVIFTQRTSHLRKHSGQVAFPGGAVDPEDHSIEVAALREAQEEIGLDPRFVETIGRLPHYMAMSGFRITPVLAVVQPGFELVPNPEEVESVFEVPLSFLMDPRNHGRGSRHWEGAERHFYRMPYGERNIWGITAGIVRMLYERLYA, encoded by the coding sequence ATGAACCATCCGCTGTTTTCCGCCGACGAGTTCCGTCGCCGCGCGCTCAAGCAGACAGGCGGTCCGATCGAGACCGCCTGGCGCGATCACGGCGACTTCCTCCTCAACCCCGGCATCGTGCCCTATGTCGAGTCCCTGCATCTGAAGGATGCGGCGGTGCTCGTTCCTGTCGTCGATGACGGTGAAGATGCGAGTGTCATTTTCACCCAGCGCACCTCGCATCTGCGCAAGCATTCGGGCCAGGTGGCCTTTCCGGGCGGCGCCGTCGATCCCGAGGATCATTCGATCGAAGTGGCGGCGCTGCGCGAGGCGCAGGAGGAGATCGGCCTCGATCCGCGTTTCGTCGAGACGATCGGCCGCCTGCCGCACTACATGGCGATGTCCGGCTTCCGCATCACGCCGGTGCTGGCCGTCGTCCAGCCCGGTTTCGAGCTCGTGCCCAATCCCGAAGAAGTCGAAAGCGTCTTCGAAGTGCCGCTCTCCTTTCTGATGGATCCTCGCAATCATGGGCGCGGGAGCCGCCACTGGGAGGGCGCGGAACGACATTTCTACCGGATGCCCTATGGCGAACGGAACATCTGGGGGATCACGGCCGGCATTGTCCGCATGCTTTACGAAAGGCTTTATGCATGA
- a CDS encoding MaoC family dehydratase, producing the protein MLYFEDFTPGRRFVYRPFEMQAADMIAFAGEFDPQPVHLDEEAGRRSILGGLSASGWHTSAIGMRMMIDAFLGNSSSQGSPGIDFMDWKKPVLAGDVISGFSLVLEARPSRSKPQIGLVKFRNEISNQSGEPVAVSECSVMFRRREGGRP; encoded by the coding sequence ATGCTCTATTTCGAGGATTTCACGCCGGGGCGACGCTTCGTCTATCGGCCGTTCGAAATGCAGGCTGCAGACATGATCGCCTTTGCCGGCGAGTTCGACCCGCAGCCGGTGCATCTCGACGAGGAAGCCGGCAGGCGCAGCATCCTAGGCGGCCTCTCGGCCTCCGGATGGCACACCAGCGCCATCGGCATGCGGATGATGATCGACGCCTTCCTCGGCAATTCGTCGTCGCAGGGTTCGCCCGGCATCGACTTCATGGACTGGAAGAAACCGGTGCTGGCTGGAGACGTGATCTCCGGCTTCAGCCTGGTTCTGGAGGCGCGACCGTCCAGATCGAAGCCCCAGATCGGTCTCGTCAAGTTCCGCAACGAAATCAGCAATCAGAGCGGCGAACCGGTTGCGGTCTCCGAATGTTCGGTCATGTTTCGACGCCGCGAGGGTGGGCGACCATGA
- a CDS encoding adenine phosphoribosyltransferase, whose amino-acid sequence MIAVQSELTAAIRSIPDYPKPGIVFRDITTLLGNPKTFRRAIDELVHPYAGTKVDKIAGIEARGFILGGAIAHQLSAGFVPIRKKGKLPHETVRIAYSLEYGVDEMEMHKDAIQPGEKVILVDDLIATGGTAEGATKLLQQMGADIVAACFIIDLPELGGRKKLEALGVKVRTLIEFEGH is encoded by the coding sequence ATGATCGCTGTCCAATCGGAACTGACTGCCGCCATCCGTAGCATTCCGGATTATCCGAAGCCCGGCATCGTGTTTCGCGATATCACGACGCTGCTCGGCAATCCGAAGACGTTCCGCCGGGCGATCGATGAACTCGTCCATCCCTATGCCGGAACCAAGGTCGACAAGATCGCCGGCATCGAAGCGCGCGGCTTCATCCTGGGCGGCGCGATCGCGCATCAGCTGTCGGCCGGCTTCGTGCCGATCCGCAAAAAGGGCAAGCTGCCGCACGAAACAGTGAGGATCGCCTATAGCCTCGAATACGGTGTTGACGAGATGGAGATGCACAAGGATGCGATCCAGCCCGGCGAAAAGGTCATCCTGGTGGACGATCTGATCGCCACCGGCGGAACCGCCGAGGGCGCCACCAAGCTCCTGCAGCAGATGGGCGCCGACATCGTCGCCGCCTGCTTCATCATCGACCTGCCGGAACTCGGCGGGCGCAAGAAGCTCGAAGCGCTCGGCGTCAAGGTTCGCACGCTGATCGAGTTCGAAGGGCATTAG
- the clpS gene encoding ATP-dependent Clp protease adapter ClpS has protein sequence MSDNEVAPKRKTRVKPKLERPRLYKVILVNDDYTPRDFVVMVLKAIFRMSEEAGYRVMMTAHKLGTSVVVVCARDIAETKAKEATDLGKEAGFPLMFTTEPEE, from the coding sequence ATGAGTGACAATGAAGTCGCCCCCAAACGAAAAACGAGGGTGAAGCCCAAGCTCGAGCGGCCGAGGCTCTACAAGGTCATCCTCGTCAACGACGACTACACGCCGCGCGACTTCGTGGTGATGGTGTTGAAGGCGATTTTTCGCATGAGCGAGGAGGCCGGCTATCGGGTGATGATGACCGCCCATAAGCTCGGCACGTCGGTCGTCGTGGTCTGCGCCCGGGATATCGCCGAGACCAAGGCCAAGGAAGCGACCGACCTCGGCAAGGAAGCCGGCTTCCCCCTGATGTTCACCACGGAGCCGGAAGAGTGA
- a CDS encoding CCA tRNA nucleotidyltransferase — translation MTSIAAEPWFQAPSLGRVFELLNADGGEVRVVGGAVRNSLLGLPAGDVDLATTWRPEDVVERAKSAGIKVVPTGIDHGTVTLVIGGIPYEVTTLRRDVATDGRRAEVAFGTDWKADAGRRDFTINALYADANGEIFDYVGGLPDIESRTLRFIGSAAERVAEDYLRILRYFRFFAHYGSGRPDAEGLRACAQARAKLATLSAERVWGEMKKLLAAEDPGRALLWMRQAGVLGEVLPETEKWGIDAIPGLIAAEKIFFWVPEPLLRLAAIVPPDAERLERMAARLRLSKAEAAFLVRFAEAPAIAATLADAALDRELYRKGAEGIVARLKLSLASARRKSETDPAYLAETAAFQRLLSRAERWQRPVFPLSGADVLKAGVPAGPKVGELLTELENFWIDRNFSIDRATLVARLESRLRPD, via the coding sequence ATGACTTCGATCGCCGCCGAACCCTGGTTCCAGGCCCCATCGCTCGGCCGCGTCTTCGAGCTGTTGAACGCCGACGGCGGCGAAGTGCGGGTCGTCGGCGGCGCCGTCCGCAACAGCCTCCTCGGCCTGCCGGCCGGTGACGTCGATCTGGCGACGACCTGGCGCCCGGAGGATGTGGTGGAACGGGCGAAGAGTGCCGGCATCAAGGTGGTGCCGACGGGCATCGACCACGGCACCGTCACGCTGGTGATCGGCGGAATTCCCTATGAGGTGACGACGTTGCGCCGCGACGTGGCGACCGATGGCCGCCGCGCCGAAGTGGCCTTCGGCACCGACTGGAAGGCGGATGCGGGACGCCGCGATTTCACGATCAATGCCCTCTATGCCGACGCCAACGGCGAGATTTTCGACTATGTCGGCGGGCTGCCCGATATCGAGAGCCGGACGTTGCGCTTCATCGGCAGCGCGGCCGAACGGGTCGCGGAGGACTATCTGCGCATCCTGCGCTACTTCCGCTTTTTCGCGCATTACGGTTCGGGCCGCCCGGATGCGGAGGGGCTGAGGGCCTGCGCGCAGGCGCGCGCGAAGCTCGCTACGCTCTCGGCCGAGCGCGTCTGGGGCGAGATGAAGAAGCTGCTTGCGGCCGAAGATCCGGGCCGCGCCCTGCTTTGGATGCGCCAGGCAGGCGTGCTCGGCGAAGTGCTGCCGGAAACCGAGAAATGGGGGATCGACGCCATTCCGGGCCTGATCGCGGCCGAGAAAATTTTCTTCTGGGTGCCGGAGCCGCTTTTGCGGCTGGCGGCCATCGTCCCGCCCGATGCCGAGCGGCTCGAGAGGATGGCGGCGCGGCTGCGCCTGTCGAAAGCGGAAGCGGCCTTTCTTGTTCGCTTTGCCGAGGCTCCGGCCATTGCCGCCACGCTCGCCGACGCAGCACTCGATCGCGAACTCTACCGGAAGGGTGCCGAGGGCATTGTTGCGCGCCTCAAGCTTTCGCTCGCGTCAGCGCGGCGCAAATCGGAAACCGATCCGGCGTACCTTGCCGAAACCGCCGCCTTTCAGCGGCTGTTGTCGCGGGCGGAAAGGTGGCAGCGTCCCGTCTTCCCCTTAAGCGGCGCCGATGTCCTGAAGGCGGGCGTACCCGCCGGACCCAAGGTCGGGGAACTGCTGACGGAACTCGAGAATTTCTGGATCGACCGCAACTTCAGTATCGACCGGGCGACGCTGGTCGCCCGGCTCGAATCCCGGCTGCGTCCGGACTGA
- a CDS encoding DUF1285 domain-containing protein produces MAETKIQHTGDAAGLAALIARAAGQTGGEAKGLPPVDRWNPPFCGDIDMEVRGDGTWFYMGTPIGRQPLVRLFSTVLRKDEDDKTYLVTPVEKVGIRVADAPFIAVEMSVTVRDGETVLTFRTNVGDVVEAGPGHPLRFVIHGNNRELKPYLHVRGRLEALVSRPVMYDIVELGETALIDGVEMFCVRSAAAVFPIMPAAELEALSR; encoded by the coding sequence ATGGCAGAAACCAAGATTCAGCACACGGGCGACGCGGCGGGACTTGCCGCCCTGATCGCCCGCGCTGCCGGCCAGACCGGGGGCGAAGCGAAAGGCCTTCCGCCGGTCGATCGCTGGAATCCGCCCTTCTGCGGCGACATCGACATGGAAGTCCGCGGCGATGGAACGTGGTTCTACATGGGCACGCCGATCGGCCGGCAGCCGCTGGTGAGGTTGTTTTCCACGGTCCTGCGCAAGGATGAGGACGACAAGACCTACCTCGTTACGCCGGTGGAAAAGGTCGGTATCCGCGTCGCCGATGCGCCATTCATCGCCGTCGAAATGAGCGTGACGGTGAGGGATGGCGAAACCGTGCTCACCTTCCGCACCAATGTCGGCGACGTGGTGGAGGCAGGGCCTGGGCATCCGCTGCGCTTCGTCATCCATGGAAATAACCGCGAACTGAAGCCCTATCTGCACGTGCGCGGACGCCTCGAGGCGCTCGTTTCGCGGCCGGTCATGTACGACATCGTCGAACTCGGCGAAACCGCCCTGATCGACGGCGTCGAGATGTTCTGCGTCCGGTCCGCGGCAGCCGTCTTCCCGATCATGCCGGCGGCCGAGCTGGAAGCGCTGTCGCGATGA